The genomic segment AAGCGCGATGCGCTGCGACAGCTCGCTGCCGTACAGCTTGGACATGCTCGCCTCGTGGTTCGGGATCTTCCCCTGGGACTGCATCCAGGGGATGCGGTAGGCGAGCTGCGTGCCCACGTTCAGCTCCACGGCGCGGTCGGCCAGCTTCAGGCGCAGGCCGGGATCGCGCCGGGTGGTCTCCGGGTTCTCTTTGGCGAATTCGGCCAGCGTCTCCAGCGTCCGGCGGCCGTTGGCGTAGGCGGCGATGCCGGAGCGCTCGAAGTCCAGCGCCACGGCGACCTGGTACCAGCCGCGGTTCTGCTCGCCGACGAGGTAGTCCTTGGGAATACGCACGTTCTCGAAGAAGACCTCGTTGAAGCCGTGATGGCCGGCGATGTTGATCAGCGGCCGGATCGAGACGCCGGGCGCGTCCATCGGCACGACGAAGGTGCTGATGCCCTTGTGCTTGGGCGCGTCGGGATCGGTGCGCGCCGCCAGCCAGCCCCAGTTGGAGCGGTGGGCGCCGCTGGTCCAGATCTTCTGGCCGTTGATCACGAAATCGTCGCCGTCGGCCACGGCGCGCGTCTGCAGCGCGGCGAGGTCGGAGCCGGCGCCCGGCTCGCTGTAGAGCGTGCACCAGACGTCTTCGCCGCTGGTGATGCGGGGAAGGAAGCGTTGCTTTTGCGCGTCGGTGCCGTAGAGCATGATCGCGGGGCCGACCCAGGCCACGCCCATGCCGCCGCCGCCCGGGGCGGAGCGGTAGGCCATCTCCTCGTTGTAGATCAGCTGTTGCATGTGTGGGGCTTCGAGGCCGCCATACGCCTTCGGCCAGGCCATCGCCAGCCACTGGCTCGCGGCCAGCTTGTGGGTGAAGCCGCGCGAGAACGCCCAGAGCGCGTCGTTCGCCGGGCCGGGCTGCTCGCTGCCGTCGAACCGCGCGTCCCAGCCGGCGGGCAGCTCGCGGTCGAGAAAGCCGCGCACTTCGCCGCGAAACGCCTCTTCGTCCCTGGTGAACTGAAAGTCCATCGTTCTCCGCCTTCGTGTCCGCCGGCCGTGCGCCGGTCGATCCTCTGACGCCCCGCATGGTAGCACGGGGAAGGGTGTAGGGCGTGGGGCGTAGGGCGTAGGTGACAGGTGACAGGTGACAGGTGACAGGAGGTCGGTGACCTTTCACCTCATGGGAGGGTGGAAGCGGGCGCGGGCGCGGCTACGCGTGCCCGTCAGCCGGCGGCGTCAGCAGGCTGCGGGTCAGCGCCTCGAGGTCTTCGAGCACCGTGGCAGGGTCGCCGGCGTCGCGCCAGATGCCGAGGCGCAGCGCCGCCCAGGTGTAGGTGCTGAGCAGCGAGCGGGCCGCGGTTTCCACGGGCACCGGCGCCACCTCGCCGCGCTCCTGGCCGCGGCGCAGATGCCGCACCAGCGTGCCGAACAGGTCCTGCTGATTAGGCTGGCGCACGGTGGGCCGCGAGGTGTCGATCGCCGTCAGCGCCAGCGACATGCGGCGGTTGGCGTCGAGGTATTCCCAGACCTGGCGCAGCAGCAGACAGATGCGGTCGAGCGAGCCGTGCACCCGGCGCAGCTCCTCGGCGCCGCGCGCCGCCGCCGCATCGCGCCGGGCGGAGAGCGCCGTGCGCAGCAGATCTTCTTTGGAGACGAAGTAGCCGTAGAGCGTGCCGAGCCCGATCTCGGCCCGCGTGGCGATGTCCTGCATCGTCGTGGCGGCGTAGCCGGGATCGTCGAACAGGCGCTCGGCCGCGTCGAGAATCGCCGCGCGCGTGCGCTGCTTGCGCACCGCGAGCTTGCCCTGAACGGGATGCTGCTCGTTCTGGTCCATTTCGGCCACGTAACGCTCCCGCCATCACTGCTCACAGGATTGTAGCAAAACTGCGCCGCTCGTCTTGCTGCAACCAGGTCGACCGCCGCGCAATGGCCCGGCGCACAGCCGCGACCGCCGGCAGGCGCGAGCAGGAGTACAGCATTCAAGCACACGAGCAAGAGGAGGCACAACCTTGAACAGTCGGAACAGTCGGAACAGGCGGAACAGGCGGACCATGCGCAGTCTGCTGTATCGCAAGAGCATCGCCGCCGCGGCGACGGTGCTGGGGCTGGTCTCGGTTTCGGCCGCGTTCGCCGGGGGCCCGACCCGGCCGCCGGTGCCGCATCCCGCGCCGGCCGCCATCGATCCCGTCGTTCTCGCCTCCGCGCAGCCGGACCTGACCGCGGTGCGCGACGGCTGCGACTGCACCACGACCTGCGAGGAACAGAGGCAGGGACGAGGGAATAGAAGCGGCCGCGGACGGCTTCGCGTTGTGGCGGGCACGGCGCGGTGCTACGGTGGGGGCGAGGTGTCTTGCTGCTTCGCGGGGGCGTGAGATGGCGCAGCGCAAGGTGATCGATCTGCAAGCGGCGGCGGCGCTGGTGCGCGACGGCGAAACGCTGGCGCTGGGCGGCAACCTGCTGCACCGGGCGCCGAACGCCTTCGCCCGCGAGCTGGCGCGGCAGGGGCGGCGGGGCCTGCACCTGATCAAGACGGCCGGCGCCTACGACGTGGATCTGCTCTGCGCCGCCGGCTGCGCGAGCGCCGTTTCGGCGGGCTTCATCGGCTTCGAGAACGAGTTCGGCCTGGCGCCGAACTATCGCCGCGCCGTGGAGCAGGGCCGCGTGGAGGCGCGCGAGCACGCCTGCTACACCGCGATCATGTCGCTGCGGGCGGCGGCGTTTGGCGTGCCCTTTCTGCCCGTCGCCGGCTTTGCGGGCAGCGATCTGCCCGCAGCGCGCGGCTTCAAGACCGTGACCGATCCGTACAGCGGCGAGCGGATCCTGACCGTGCCGTGCATTCAGCCCGACTGGGCGGTGCTGCACGTGCCGCTGGCCGACGCGCGCGGCAACGCCCGCATCGAGGGCACGGAGTTCGAGGACGTGCTGATGAGCCGCGCGGCCCGCGGCGTGATCGTCACGGCCGAGCGTATCGCCGAGCCGGGCGAGCTGGAGCAGCGGCCGGAATTGCAGAAGGTTCCCGGCTTCCTCGTCACTGCCGTGGCGCTGGCGCCGCGCGGCGCCTGGCCGGGGACGTGCTATCCGCTCTATGACTACGAACCGGATGCCGTGCGCGACTACCTCTCCCGCAGCGGCGACGCCGCCACGCTCGCCGCCTACCTGGAAGAGACCACCGCGCGCGACCATGGGCTGGCGGCGGCGAGCCTCGCCTGAATCCTGCAGCAATGCTCTGCTGGAGCCCCGCGAGCTTCCGTCCGAGTACGGCGAGCGCTTCGCGCTCGTGCTCCCAGCGCGGGCTTACGTTCGGTGAGCATTGGTCCCAGCATGTCGCCGTGCAGGTTTGCCGAGCGACGAAGGGAGGCGATCGGTGAAGTTCGGTATTCGCATGTGTCCCACGGACTACGCGATCGACGTCGTCGACCTCGCCCGCGCCGTCGAGGAGCGCGGCTTCGAGTCGCTCTGGCTGCCGGAGCACACGCACATCCCGCTCGACTCTGAGGGCCCGTTCGCCGGCGGCGCGGTGCCCGATGAGTACAAGCACGCGCTCGACCCCTTCGTCGCGCTCGCCGCGGCCGCGGCGGCAACAACCACGCTCAAGCTCGGCACCGGCGTCTGCCTGGTGATGGAACGCGACCCGATCGAGCTTGCGAAGCAGGTGACAAGCCTCGATCTGCTCTCGCGCGGCCGCTTCCTCTTCGGTATCGGCGGCGGCTGGAACCTGGCCGAGATGCGCAACCACGGCGCCGACCCGGAGCATCGCTGGAAGCTGGTGCGCGAACGGGTGCAGGCCATGCGCCGCATCTGGACGCAGGACGCCGCCGAATTCCACGGGCAGTACGTGAACTTCGACCCGATCTGGAGCTGGCCGAAGCCAGTGCAGAAGCCGCACCCGCCGGTGATCGTCGGCGGCGACGCGCCGGGCACGCTGCGGCGCGTACTCGACTACGGCGACGAGTGGATGCCGATCACGCCGAAGCCGACCGAACGGCTCGCCGTGCGCGTGGCCGAGCTGCAACGGCTCGCCGCCGCGCGCGGGCGCGCGGTGCTTCCGGTAACGGCCTACTGGGCCAGCCCCGAGCCGGGCGACCTCGCCGTCTACGCCGCCGCCGGCGTCTCGCGCTGCGTCTTCAGCGTGCCCGCGGCGCCCGCCGCCGAGGTGCTGCCCCTGCTCGACGGGCTGGCGAAGCGCGTGCTCGCGCTCGCCTGATTGCGCTGCGCTGCTACCGCCGGCGGTAGTAGCCGCCGCCGGTGAACAGGGCAAGAACGAGCGCGACCAGGCAGATGATCAGCAGCCACTTGGCCACGAACAGGCCAAGCCCGCCGAAGATCAGAAAGAGCAGGATCAGGAGGATAAGCAGGGCCAACATCGCGATCGAACCTCCGCTGGTAGCCGCCTCGCCCCCGCTTCGCCGTGCAGTTCGGCGGGCGGCCCGTCCGGCGGAAGCGAGATGGTCATGGCTGCGCGGGTGCGTCGCTTTGCACGGTACGGAGCCGCGGCGGACGCGGCATCCTTCCTTCGGCTCCGCAAACATAATTCTTTATCGCAAATCATCGGCGCGGGCCAGGCGCCACCGGCCCGCGGGCAAGCGCGTCTGCCTGCTTGCTGCCCTGCTTGCGTGGCAGCGCACCAGCATCTAGTATTACTGTACACATTGAGTAATGCATCTTATCCGAGGCAATGAAGCGTGAGGGTGAGACCGTGCGTGAGTATCAAACCGCCGTCACCAGCAAAGGGCAGGCGACCGTGCCCAGCGAGGTCCGGCGCTTGCTGGGATTAAAGCCGCATGACAAGCTCGCGTTCATCGTTGAAGACGGCGGCGTGCGGATCGAGCGTGCGCGCAGCGTCGTGGAGCGGACGGCGGGACTGCTGCGGTCGGACGGGCCGCCGCTGAGTGCTGAAGGGCTGCGGGATCTCGCTGAGCGCGCGATCGCCGACGACGTGCGCGATCGGACACGGGAGTAATGGCCCGACAGTTCGTCGACACGAATATCTTCCTGCGCCATATCCTTCGCGATCACCCGGATCATTCTCCACGTTCTACGGCCTATCTCTTGCGCATCGAGCGGGGGCTCGTGCAGGGGTACTCCACCGATACGGTGGTGTTCGAGACCGTGTTTACGCTCCAGCGCGGCTACGGTCATACCCGCGGCGAGATCCGCGACGCGCTGCTCCCGCTCCTGGAGCTGGCGGGACTCGCCCTGCCGCACAAGCGCATGATGCGACGCGTGTTCGACCTGTACACCGGCAGCAACCTCTCGTTCGCGGATGCCTATCATGCGGTGCTGGCGCTGCAGGTGGGCATCAGCGAGATCGTCTCCTTCGACGGCGGCTTCGACCGCGTGCCCGGCGTCACGCGCGTCGAGCCGTGAGGCGCGGCGGGTGGCCCTCATCCTCTCCCCCGTCCCCTCTCCTTCTCCCAATACTGGGAGAAGGAGAGGGGCGATCCCGGGTTGCAGCGATCCAGAGGGCGTCGGGTTGGCCGGTTATTGTGCATCGCGCCGGTTGGCGCGAGGAGTGCTCGATGTGCGCCGCTGGAAGTGGCCACCGGAGCCACGCCTTCAGCCACCATTCCTCCCGCGTACAAGCTCCCCTCGCCCAGGATTGGGACCGTGAGATTGACCGGGGGTGAGGGCCCGCTGCCCCGCACGCCGCCGATCGGCTAGACTCGACGCGGTTCGACACGGACACGGTTGCCAAACCGGCGCACGGGGGGAACGGCATGGCGGAACAGCAGCGCTGGGGCTTCTCCCTGCCGCTCGAAGGGCTGAGCCTGGCCGAGCAGCGCACGGCGATTCAAGAGGCCGAGCGCATCGGCTATACCGACGCCTGGTCGCTCGAAGTCGACGGCATCGACTGCTTCACGCCGCTGGCCGCAACGGCAGCCTGGAGCGAGGGGCTGACCGTCGGCACGGCGATCGCCAACGTCTACACGCGCACGCCCTCCGTGCTCGCCATGCAGGCCGCGGCGCTCTCTGAGCTTGCGCCCGGCCGCGTTGTGCTCGGCATCGGCTCCTCCTCGCCGGCGATCGTGGACGACTGGGGCGGTCTGCCCTTCTCCGACCCCTACCGCCAGGTGCGCGACGCGACGAAGATCCTGCGCGGCCTGCTGGCGGGCGAGCGCCTCAGCTTCGAGTCCGGCCGCTTCCGCGTGCGCAACTTCCGCCTCTCGCGCCCGCCGGCGCAGTCGGTGCCGATCTACATCGCCGCCCTGCGCGAGGGGATGCTGCGCCTGGCCGGGCGGCTGGGCGACGGCGCGATCATCAACTGGCTCTCGGCCGAAGACGTGAAGAAGGTTGTGCCGATCGCCAAAGCCGCGGCGAAGGAGGCGGGCAAAGACCCGGCGCGCTTCGAGATCGGCTGCCGCATCTTCGTCTGCGTCACGGACGACGCGGCCTACACGCGCCAGCAGGCGAAGCGGCTGATCACGACCTATCTGACCACGCCCGTCTACGCTGC from the Dehalococcoidia bacterium genome contains:
- a CDS encoding CoA-transferase, which translates into the protein MAQRKVIDLQAAAALVRDGETLALGGNLLHRAPNAFARELARQGRRGLHLIKTAGAYDVDLLCAAGCASAVSAGFIGFENEFGLAPNYRRAVEQGRVEAREHACYTAIMSLRAAAFGVPFLPVAGFAGSDLPAARGFKTVTDPYSGERILTVPCIQPDWAVLHVPLADARGNARIEGTEFEDVLMSRAARGVIVTAERIAEPGELEQRPELQKVPGFLVTAVALAPRGAWPGTCYPLYDYEPDAVRDYLSRSGDAATLAAYLEETTARDHGLAAASLA
- a CDS encoding type II toxin-antitoxin system VapC family toxin, giving the protein MARQFVDTNIFLRHILRDHPDHSPRSTAYLLRIERGLVQGYSTDTVVFETVFTLQRGYGHTRGEIRDALLPLLELAGLALPHKRMMRRVFDLYTGSNLSFADAYHAVLALQVGISEIVSFDGGFDRVPGVTRVEP
- a CDS encoding LLM class F420-dependent oxidoreductase, with amino-acid sequence MKFGIRMCPTDYAIDVVDLARAVEERGFESLWLPEHTHIPLDSEGPFAGGAVPDEYKHALDPFVALAAAAAATTTLKLGTGVCLVMERDPIELAKQVTSLDLLSRGRFLFGIGGGWNLAEMRNHGADPEHRWKLVRERVQAMRRIWTQDAAEFHGQYVNFDPIWSWPKPVQKPHPPVIVGGDAPGTLRRVLDYGDEWMPITPKPTERLAVRVAELQRLAAARGRAVLPVTAYWASPEPGDLAVYAAAGVSRCVFSVPAAPAAEVLPLLDGLAKRVLALA
- a CDS encoding type II toxin-antitoxin system PrlF family antitoxin, coding for MREYQTAVTSKGQATVPSEVRRLLGLKPHDKLAFIVEDGGVRIERARSVVERTAGLLRSDGPPLSAEGLRDLAERAIADDVRDRTRE
- a CDS encoding acyl-CoA dehydrogenase family protein; its protein translation is MDFQFTRDEEAFRGEVRGFLDRELPAGWDARFDGSEQPGPANDALWAFSRGFTHKLAASQWLAMAWPKAYGGLEAPHMQQLIYNEEMAYRSAPGGGGMGVAWVGPAIMLYGTDAQKQRFLPRITSGEDVWCTLYSEPGAGSDLAALQTRAVADGDDFVINGQKIWTSGAHRSNWGWLAARTDPDAPKHKGISTFVVPMDAPGVSIRPLINIAGHHGFNEVFFENVRIPKDYLVGEQNRGWYQVAVALDFERSGIAAYANGRRTLETLAEFAKENPETTRRDPGLRLKLADRAVELNVGTQLAYRIPWMQSQGKIPNHEASMSKLYGSELSQRIALTGIQLLGQFGSLKPGSKWAKLKGRMADAYESAVSATIAAGTSEIQRGIIAGRGLGLPRG
- a CDS encoding LLM class F420-dependent oxidoreductase, encoding MAEQQRWGFSLPLEGLSLAEQRTAIQEAERIGYTDAWSLEVDGIDCFTPLAATAAWSEGLTVGTAIANVYTRTPSVLAMQAAALSELAPGRVVLGIGSSSPAIVDDWGGLPFSDPYRQVRDATKILRGLLAGERLSFESGRFRVRNFRLSRPPAQSVPIYIAALREGMLRLAGRLGDGAIINWLSAEDVKKVVPIAKAAAKEAGKDPARFEIGCRIFVCVTDDAAYTRQQAKRLITTYLTTPVYAAFHEWLGRGPALRPMLDAWAAGDRRGALAAVSDALLDELVLVGSAAACRERVQQYVDAGVTIPILYFAPFAPSGTPGEQSLRALQELRP
- a CDS encoding helix-turn-helix domain-containing protein, translated to MDQNEQHPVQGKLAVRKQRTRAAILDAAERLFDDPGYAATTMQDIATRAEIGLGTLYGYFVSKEDLLRTALSARRDAAAARGAEELRRVHGSLDRICLLLRQVWEYLDANRRMSLALTAIDTSRPTVRQPNQQDLFGTLVRHLRRGQERGEVAPVPVETAARSLLSTYTWAALRLGIWRDAGDPATVLEDLEALTRSLLTPPADGHA